One stretch of Candidatus Methylomirabilota bacterium DNA includes these proteins:
- a CDS encoding MDR family MFS transporter, giving the protein MTAHREPRRRLVLAGVMGSVFLAAMESTVVATAMPTVIATLGGIQIYSWVFSGFLLASTVTMPLWGRLADQLGRRRVYLTGLSLFLIGSALSGLSQSMTQLIAFRAIQGLGAGSLITIGMTIIADLYGLERRAKMQGYFSGVWGVASLVGPLLGGFLTDAVSWRAVFYINLPFGFLAMAAIRWGLAGERTARRAAAFDYAGTAVFAAAISALLIGLVEAGRGASWWRPEVLTLLGLSAVLLVFFVMIERQAVEPVVPLGLFANPMVRAAAATGFLSGMAMFGAITFVPLFLQAVTGSSATQAGFVLMPFVIGWVVCSILGARLVLRVGYRSVVVAGMLFLTLAFVLLAGWNESLTRGAALRDMIVAGVGMGLVFVPMLIAVQSAVPRSVLGSATSVTGFFRTIGGAVGVAVMGSVMAQRLHQELSALLAMAPAGLQDRLREVVAHPDLIVNPVTRAGLGADILGQMRPAMAHAVGSVFVVGLVVAVAALASAFLVPAGQARDLAVAQEPAAPSGS; this is encoded by the coding sequence ATGACCGCGCACAGGGAGCCGCGGCGTCGGCTGGTGCTGGCGGGCGTCATGGGCTCGGTCTTCCTCGCGGCCATGGAGTCCACCGTCGTGGCCACGGCCATGCCTACGGTCATCGCGACCCTGGGCGGCATCCAGATCTATTCCTGGGTATTCTCAGGCTTCCTCCTGGCCTCGACAGTCACCATGCCGCTCTGGGGCCGGCTCGCCGACCAGCTCGGACGGCGCCGCGTCTACCTCACGGGCTTGAGCCTCTTCCTCATCGGCTCGGCGCTGTCCGGACTGTCCCAGAGCATGACCCAGCTCATCGCCTTCCGCGCCATCCAGGGGCTCGGCGCGGGGTCCCTCATCACGATCGGCATGACCATCATCGCCGACCTCTACGGGCTCGAGCGCCGCGCCAAGATGCAGGGGTACTTCTCGGGTGTCTGGGGCGTGGCCTCGCTGGTGGGCCCGCTCCTCGGCGGGTTCCTGACCGACGCGGTCTCGTGGCGCGCGGTCTTCTACATCAACCTGCCGTTCGGATTCCTCGCGATGGCCGCCATCAGGTGGGGGCTGGCCGGCGAGCGGACGGCGCGGCGGGCGGCGGCTTTCGACTATGCCGGCACGGCGGTCTTCGCGGCGGCCATCTCGGCGCTCCTGATCGGCCTCGTCGAGGCCGGGCGCGGCGCCTCGTGGTGGAGACCCGAGGTGCTGACGCTGCTCGGGCTCTCGGCCGTGCTGCTGGTCTTCTTCGTGATGATCGAACGGCAGGCCGTCGAGCCCGTGGTGCCGCTCGGACTCTTCGCCAACCCGATGGTCCGGGCGGCGGCGGCGACGGGCTTCCTCTCGGGCATGGCCATGTTCGGCGCCATCACCTTCGTGCCGCTTTTTCTCCAGGCCGTGACCGGCAGCAGCGCGACCCAGGCGGGATTCGTGCTCATGCCATTCGTGATCGGTTGGGTCGTCTGCTCCATCCTGGGTGCGCGCCTCGTGCTGCGCGTCGGCTACCGCTCGGTGGTCGTGGCAGGCATGCTCTTCCTGACGCTGGCCTTTGTCCTCCTGGCGGGCTGGAACGAGTCGCTCACGCGGGGCGCCGCGCTGCGCGACATGATTGTGGCCGGGGTAGGCATGGGGCTCGTCTTCGTGCCGATGCTGATCGCGGTCCAGAGCGCCGTCCCGCGCTCGGTGCTCGGCTCGGCGACGTCGGTCACGGGCTTCTTCCGCACCATCGGCGGCGCCGTCGGCGTGGCGGTGATGGGCTCGGTCATGGCCCAGCGTCTCCATCAGGAGCTTTCCGCGCTGCTCGCGATGGCGCCGGCGGGTTTACAAGATAGGCTGCGCGAGGTCGTCGCCCACCCCGACCTGATCGTCAACCCGGTGACGCGCGCGGGCCTTGGCGCCGACATCCTCGGCCAGATGCGGCCCGCGATGGCGCACGCCGTGGGCAGCGTCTTCGTGGTCGGGCTCGTCGTCGCGGTGGCGGCGCTCGCCTCGGCTTTCCTCGTGCCGGCGGGACAGGCGCGTGACCTGGCCGTCGCGCAGGAGCCCGCGGCGCCCTCGGGGTCCTGA
- a CDS encoding gamma-butyrobetaine hydroxylase-like domain-containing protein, whose amino-acid sequence MAIKINLPILGQPSPDEPTDVHLVGRYAVGVTWADKHSSIYPFERLRLDDPARTGEAGIALSPAMSWPRDIKKLPEGLRVTWSDGHESLYPFPALRALCRCAGCTGGH is encoded by the coding sequence ATGGCGATCAAGATCAACCTGCCTATTCTGGGCCAGCCCAGTCCCGACGAGCCCACGGACGTGCATCTGGTTGGACGGTATGCCGTCGGCGTCACGTGGGCGGACAAACACTCGAGCATCTATCCGTTCGAGAGGCTGCGGCTGGACGATCCGGCCCGCACGGGCGAGGCCGGAATCGCGCTGAGCCCCGCCATGAGCTGGCCGCGGGACATCAAGAAGCTGCCCGAGGGACTTCGCGTGACATGGTCCGACGGCCACGAGAGCCTCTACCCGTTTCCTGCCCTGCGCGCGCTGTGCAGGTGCGCCGGCTGCACCGGCGGCCACTGA